From Echinicola soli, a single genomic window includes:
- a CDS encoding CaiB/BaiF CoA transferase family protein: MKFIKSPSDLLPMSPENKKGLKRLPLEGVMVLEFCQYLSGPSAGLRLADLGARVIKVENPGKGDLCRILPIKNQWVGEDSLLFHTINRNKESYTANLKSETEQAGVKQLIQKADVLMHNFRPGVMEKLGLGYQQVKAINPAIVFAEISGYGEAGPWAKKPGQDLLLQAMSGLMYTSGDQSHGPAPFGLAIGDMLCGAQAVQGILAGLVHRKRTGKGSRITLSLLESLLDMQFEVLTTYFASGKRPLRSAVNNAHPLLGAPYGVYPTKDSHLAIAMIPIWPLREALDCAGLEEFDQSKVFSHRDEIKQVLADYLKTETTDHWLTKLRESGLWAMDVKDWKALKKTEGYQHARLEQELKLADGQRIRTTRCPIQIDGEVLFSERPAPGLGEHTASIKEEFK; encoded by the coding sequence ATGAAATTTATCAAGTCTCCCAGCGACCTGTTGCCCATGAGTCCTGAAAACAAAAAAGGCCTCAAACGCTTGCCCCTGGAAGGAGTGATGGTACTAGAGTTTTGTCAGTACCTCTCAGGGCCTTCGGCGGGATTACGATTAGCAGACTTAGGTGCGCGGGTTATTAAGGTGGAAAATCCCGGTAAGGGAGATCTTTGCCGGATCTTACCCATCAAAAACCAATGGGTCGGGGAGGATTCCCTGCTATTTCATACCATTAACAGAAATAAAGAAAGCTATACGGCCAACTTGAAATCAGAAACTGAACAGGCCGGTGTAAAGCAGCTCATCCAAAAAGCGGATGTGCTGATGCACAATTTTCGCCCGGGGGTGATGGAGAAACTGGGGCTGGGATACCAACAGGTAAAAGCCATCAATCCTGCCATAGTATTTGCTGAAATCAGTGGGTATGGAGAAGCAGGTCCCTGGGCAAAAAAGCCAGGGCAAGACCTGTTGCTACAGGCCATGAGTGGTTTGATGTACACCAGCGGCGACCAATCGCATGGCCCTGCGCCATTTGGATTGGCGATCGGTGACATGTTATGTGGTGCGCAGGCGGTGCAAGGGATTTTGGCAGGTTTGGTGCATCGGAAGAGGACAGGTAAAGGCAGCCGAATTACATTGAGTTTGCTGGAGTCCTTATTGGATATGCAGTTTGAGGTGCTGACGACCTACTTTGCCAGTGGAAAGCGACCGCTTCGGTCAGCGGTGAACAATGCGCACCCTCTATTGGGTGCACCTTACGGGGTTTATCCCACCAAGGACAGTCACTTGGCCATTGCGATGATCCCCATTTGGCCACTTCGGGAGGCATTGGATTGTGCCGGTCTGGAGGAGTTTGATCAGTCGAAGGTGTTTTCGCATCGCGACGAGATCAAGCAGGTATTGGCTGATTATCTCAAGACCGAAACGACCGATCATTGGTTGACAAAACTCAGAGAAAGTGGCCTTTGGGCCATGGATGTAAAGGATTGGAAAGCACTCAAGAAAACGGAAGGCTATCAACATGCGCGGCTGGAACAGGAACTTAAATTGGCCGATGGGCAGCGCATCCGCACCACCCGTTGTCCGATCCAGATCGATGGGGAGGTGCTTTTCAGTGAAAGACCTGCTCCGGGATTGGGAGAACATACAGCATCGATTAAAGAGGAATTTAAGTGA
- a CDS encoding CaiB/BaiF CoA transferase family protein, with the protein MQLLEGITVIDFSQFLSGPSASLRLADLGARVIKVEKPGTGDICRQLYVSEVKIAEESTIFHTINRNKESFTADLKDPEDQKVIWKLIQKADVVMHNFRPGVMKRLGFDHSSVKARFPQVIYAEISGYGQDGPWEGLPGQDLLLQALTGLPYLNGEQDKAPVPMGISVVDILAGTQLAQGILAALYRKEETGQGALVQVSMLESAMDFQFEVFTTFLNDGEELPQRSKANHGHCYVAAPYGVYATADSYLALAMGNILTLGELLGCEELAVFADPKSWFDQRDEIKALLAEHLTNQDTQHWLDILEPADIWCAKVLDMEAMMEEDGYQVLEMEMEVKTTKGDRIKTTRCPIRVNGQGLKSERGAPFLGEHNDAIVREFGLDAR; encoded by the coding sequence ATGCAATTACTAGAAGGAATAACAGTCATCGATTTTTCCCAGTTTTTGTCAGGGCCATCGGCGAGCCTGCGGCTGGCGGACCTGGGAGCCAGAGTGATCAAAGTAGAGAAACCCGGGACAGGAGACATTTGCCGGCAACTGTATGTGTCTGAAGTGAAAATTGCGGAGGAGTCCACCATTTTCCATACCATCAACAGAAACAAGGAGAGTTTCACCGCGGATCTGAAAGATCCTGAAGATCAAAAAGTCATTTGGAAGCTGATCCAAAAGGCCGATGTGGTGATGCATAATTTCCGTCCCGGCGTGATGAAGCGATTGGGGTTTGATCATTCATCGGTAAAAGCGCGGTTTCCCCAGGTGATCTATGCTGAAATCAGCGGCTACGGCCAGGATGGGCCGTGGGAAGGGTTGCCTGGCCAGGACTTGTTGTTGCAGGCATTGACAGGCCTACCTTATCTCAATGGGGAACAGGACAAGGCGCCGGTGCCAATGGGGATTTCTGTGGTGGATATTCTGGCAGGTACCCAATTGGCACAAGGAATTCTGGCCGCCCTTTACCGCAAAGAGGAAACTGGGCAGGGAGCCTTGGTGCAGGTAAGCATGCTGGAATCGGCTATGGATTTCCAGTTTGAGGTATTTACCACATTCCTGAATGACGGCGAGGAGCTTCCCCAGCGAAGTAAGGCCAATCATGGTCATTGCTATGTGGCCGCACCATATGGAGTTTATGCTACCGCAGACAGTTATTTGGCTTTGGCCATGGGGAATATATTGACATTGGGGGAGTTATTGGGCTGTGAAGAACTTGCCGTCTTTGCCGATCCCAAAAGCTGGTTTGATCAGCGGGATGAAATCAAGGCTTTGCTGGCTGAACATTTGACCAATCAAGATACGCAGCACTGGCTGGATATTTTAGAACCTGCGGATATTTGGTGTGCGAAAGTGCTGGACATGGAAGCGATGATGGAAGAAGATGGATATCAAGTCCTAGAGATGGAGATGGAGGTGAAAACCACCAAGGGTGATCGAATCAAAACCACCCGTTGTCCTATCCGGGTCAATGGTCAGGGACTGAAATCCGAAAGAGGAGCCCCTTTTCTGGGAGAGCATAATGACGCTATTGTTCGTGAATTTGGCTTGGATGCCCGGTGA
- a CDS encoding amidohydrolase family protein, with product MNIIDTHIHIWDFEKAAYSWLENDTSILNQNYQLEDLEVERKAAGVTTGILVQAANNFEDTNWMLEVAAANDWIKGVVGWLPLMDPAATAKALEDHYLNNPYFSGVRHLIHDESDPKWLLQPAVLESLQLLADHNLTYDLVGVLPEHIDTALKVAEKISDLKMVFDHLNQPPIKEGLHFGEWGNKMREAAEHPQFHVKISGMGTTSGKPFEWGRYDILPYVEFVLDTFGMQRCFCGGDWPVSLLAGSYEYSWKRYREVLDTLLYEKEQSKVLYGNGLEFYGIK from the coding sequence ATGAACATTATAGATACACATATTCACATTTGGGATTTTGAGAAGGCAGCATATAGCTGGCTGGAAAATGACACTTCTATCCTGAATCAAAATTACCAATTGGAAGACCTTGAGGTGGAGCGGAAAGCAGCAGGTGTGACCACCGGTATACTGGTCCAGGCAGCCAATAATTTTGAGGATACCAACTGGATGCTGGAAGTGGCTGCTGCCAATGACTGGATCAAGGGAGTGGTGGGTTGGTTGCCTTTGATGGATCCTGCGGCGACAGCAAAGGCTTTGGAAGACCATTATCTTAACAACCCCTATTTCAGTGGTGTGCGTCACCTTATCCATGACGAGTCAGATCCAAAGTGGTTGTTGCAGCCAGCAGTGCTGGAAAGTTTACAGCTTTTGGCCGATCATAACCTTACTTATGATTTGGTGGGCGTACTGCCGGAACACATTGATACTGCACTAAAGGTGGCCGAAAAAATTTCCGATCTGAAAATGGTCTTTGATCACCTGAATCAACCACCGATCAAGGAGGGGCTACATTTTGGCGAGTGGGGCAATAAAATGCGCGAGGCTGCAGAGCATCCACAATTCCATGTCAAAATCTCAGGGATGGGCACTACTTCGGGAAAGCCTTTCGAATGGGGACGGTATGATATTCTGCCTTATGTCGAATTTGTACTGGACACTTTTGGGATGCAGCGTTGCTTTTGTGGAGGAGACTGGCCCGTGTCCCTACTGGCAGGAAGCTATGAATATTCCTGGAAACGCTATCGGGAAGTGTTGGATACCCTTTTGTATGAAAAGGAGCAGTCCAAGGTGTTGTACGGGAATGGGCTGGAATTTTATGGGATCAAATGA
- a CDS encoding L-rhamnose/proton symporter RhaT, with protein sequence MSVIGGVMFHAVGASFAALCYTPQKKVTNWSWQTYWLAQAFFCWFLLPIVGAWLTIPELMKVLEEAPTDAMWKAFGLGMAYGVGGTAFGIAIRYIGFSLTYAISIGISCVVGTLLPPLVKGELSAVLQQEGASWIVIGMVLGVLGIALCGLAGRYKELDLAKLDKSAESNFSVSKGLPLCILAGVLSALYGFSIDQGQPIADVAVKYGAGGFQSNVIYIFSNTGAFIVTLAYCLSLHRKQRTFGEFTERAKSPLTKNYLFAIMTGLMWYSQFFFYGLGHVQMGDYKFTSWAVHMIMLVMFSTVAGLVMKEWIHAKGKTIWALVLALAVLLVAVLALTVGNAIGG encoded by the coding sequence ATGAGTGTAATTGGTGGAGTAATGTTTCATGCTGTGGGGGCTTCCTTTGCGGCACTTTGTTATACGCCGCAAAAAAAAGTGACCAATTGGTCCTGGCAGACGTATTGGTTGGCACAGGCATTTTTCTGCTGGTTTCTACTGCCGATAGTGGGAGCTTGGTTGACGATTCCTGAGCTGATGAAAGTATTGGAAGAGGCTCCGACAGATGCAATGTGGAAGGCCTTTGGTTTAGGAATGGCTTATGGTGTAGGAGGTACCGCATTTGGCATTGCCATTCGTTATATTGGTTTTTCGCTTACCTATGCCATTTCGATTGGGATTTCTTGTGTCGTAGGTACTTTACTGCCTCCTTTGGTGAAGGGAGAATTGTCGGCGGTACTACAGCAGGAAGGTGCCAGCTGGATTGTGATCGGAATGGTCTTAGGAGTGCTTGGGATAGCGCTGTGTGGACTGGCAGGACGGTACAAGGAATTGGACTTGGCCAAGCTCGACAAGAGCGCTGAATCCAATTTTTCAGTTTCGAAAGGATTGCCCCTTTGTATTTTGGCGGGAGTGCTTTCTGCCTTGTATGGGTTTTCCATTGACCAGGGTCAGCCCATCGCAGATGTTGCCGTGAAATACGGTGCAGGAGGCTTTCAGAGCAATGTGATCTATATTTTTTCCAATACGGGAGCATTTATCGTGACCCTCGCTTATTGCCTGTCGCTTCACCGGAAGCAGAGGACGTTCGGGGAATTCACCGAGAGGGCCAAATCTCCTTTGACCAAAAATTACCTGTTTGCCATCATGACGGGGCTAATGTGGTATTCGCAGTTTTTCTTTTATGGATTGGGGCATGTCCAGATGGGAGATTATAAGTTTACCAGTTGGGCGGTACACATGATTATGCTGGTGATGTTCAGCACCGTGGCAGGGCTAGTGATGAAAGAATGGATTCATGCCAAAGGCAAAACGATTTGGGCCTTGGTGTTGGCCTTGGCGGTATTGCTGGTTGCTGTCTTGGCACTGACAGTGGGGAATGCCATCGGAGGGTAG
- a CDS encoding Gfo/Idh/MocA family protein: MKIQVIGAGGIVKDAHLPAYRLAGFDVAGIFDLNKQKAEALAGEFAIPAVYASVEELVRQAAEDTVFDVAVPGNAVLGILEKLPDGAVVLIQKPMGENLEAAKAILALCRRKKLKAGINFQMRYAPYIQKAREIITSGQIGELCDIEIKINVYTPWHLWDFLFSAKRVEILYHSIHYVDLIRSFYGNPKKVYAKTIKHPKMAKLASVKSNVIMDYGDRKGANILTNHAHEFGLKHQQSYVKFEGTKGAVLIEMGLLKNYPKGTADKFEYVVLEEGKEPQWKEVPIEGTWFPHAFIGSMAEMEKTLENPGYLPDNSVEDCIHTMACVEAAHLSSEEGGVEL, from the coding sequence ATGAAAATACAAGTAATCGGTGCAGGAGGAATTGTGAAGGATGCGCATCTGCCGGCGTATCGGTTAGCTGGTTTTGACGTGGCAGGAATTTTTGATCTCAATAAGCAAAAGGCCGAGGCGTTGGCCGGAGAGTTTGCCATTCCCGCAGTCTACGCTTCTGTTGAGGAGCTGGTACGACAAGCGGCTGAGGATACCGTATTTGACGTTGCCGTGCCGGGAAATGCTGTATTGGGCATATTGGAAAAATTACCTGATGGAGCAGTGGTCTTGATCCAAAAACCGATGGGGGAAAACCTGGAAGCTGCCAAAGCCATTTTGGCGCTTTGCCGCAGAAAAAAGTTAAAAGCTGGAATTAACTTCCAGATGCGCTATGCACCGTATATCCAAAAGGCAAGGGAGATCATCACTTCCGGACAAATTGGTGAACTCTGTGATATAGAGATCAAAATCAATGTTTATACGCCATGGCATCTCTGGGATTTTTTGTTTTCTGCCAAAAGAGTGGAAATCCTATACCACAGTATCCATTACGTGGATTTGATCCGCTCATTCTATGGCAATCCCAAAAAAGTGTACGCCAAAACCATCAAGCATCCAAAGATGGCCAAATTGGCTTCTGTCAAAAGTAATGTCATCATGGATTATGGTGATAGGAAAGGAGCCAATATCCTGACCAATCATGCCCATGAATTTGGACTAAAACACCAACAATCCTATGTGAAATTTGAGGGAACCAAAGGAGCTGTTTTAATAGAAATGGGCCTGCTGAAAAATTACCCAAAAGGAACAGCGGATAAATTTGAATATGTGGTGTTGGAAGAGGGGAAGGAGCCGCAGTGGAAAGAAGTACCTATCGAGGGGACATGGTTTCCGCATGCATTTATTGGTTCCATGGCCGAAATGGAAAAAACATTGGAAAATCCTGGTTACCTGCCCGACAACAGCGTAGAAGACTGTATCCACACCATGGCCTGCGTGGAGGCGGCCCATCTGTCCAGCGAAGAAGGAGGGGTGGAGCTTTAA
- a CDS encoding ribulose-bisphosphate carboxylase large subunit family protein yields MERISATYFIETPYEVEAAAQVLAGEQSSGTFVAVPGETAELKQRFAARVESIEKLETVSHPAIPGAVSASGQYHRAIITVSWSIENFGYNLPTMVSTLQGNLYEITQFTGLKLMDLEVPASFARQFAGPAFGIQGCRGLTGVAEGRPLIGTIIKPSIGMSPEETATLVKTLAEAGIDFIKDDELMGSAANSPFDKRVDAIMQVINAHADRTGKKVMYAFNISDEIGAMHKHYDKVVGSGGTCAMMSINSVGMAGVKEICDRRELAIHAHRNGWGMLNRHPLLGIDFRAYQKLWRLAGVDQLHVNGIQNKFWESDDSVVSSIEACLAPILGGYQVMPVVSSGQWGGQAPETYRRTQTTDLLYMAGGGIMAHPAGPAGGVKALQQAWQAAVKGISVEEAAKMYKEFGLSVQKFGKK; encoded by the coding sequence ATGGAAAGAATTTCAGCAACATACTTTATCGAAACACCTTATGAGGTGGAAGCGGCGGCTCAGGTATTGGCTGGGGAGCAATCATCTGGGACTTTTGTAGCGGTGCCCGGTGAAACAGCCGAACTGAAGCAACGCTTTGCCGCCAGAGTGGAATCCATTGAAAAGTTAGAAACTGTCAGCCATCCTGCGATACCGGGTGCAGTATCAGCCAGTGGACAATACCACAGGGCAATCATCACGGTATCTTGGTCGATAGAAAATTTCGGCTACAATTTGCCCACGATGGTGTCTACGTTACAGGGCAATCTCTATGAAATCACCCAGTTTACTGGCTTGAAGCTGATGGATCTGGAAGTACCGGCATCCTTTGCCCGGCAGTTTGCCGGCCCCGCTTTTGGTATCCAAGGCTGCAGGGGATTGACAGGGGTGGCTGAGGGAAGACCTTTGATCGGAACCATTATCAAACCAAGTATCGGTATGAGCCCAGAAGAAACCGCTACTTTGGTGAAAACGCTGGCGGAGGCGGGGATCGACTTTATCAAGGATGATGAGCTGATGGGATCTGCTGCCAATTCCCCCTTTGACAAACGGGTGGATGCGATCATGCAGGTGATCAATGCCCATGCAGATAGGACCGGCAAAAAGGTCATGTATGCTTTTAATATTTCCGATGAAATAGGAGCCATGCACAAGCATTACGATAAAGTGGTGGGAAGTGGCGGCACTTGTGCCATGATGAGCATCAATAGCGTTGGTATGGCAGGGGTAAAGGAGATTTGCGACCGTAGGGAGCTGGCCATCCATGCCCATCGCAACGGCTGGGGCATGCTCAACAGGCATCCGCTGCTGGGCATTGACTTTCGGGCTTATCAAAAGCTGTGGAGACTGGCCGGAGTGGATCAATTGCATGTAAATGGTATTCAAAATAAATTTTGGGAGTCGGATGATTCTGTGGTGAGCTCCATCGAAGCATGCCTCGCTCCGATCTTAGGAGGTTATCAGGTGATGCCGGTAGTTTCTTCGGGACAATGGGGCGGCCAGGCACCGGAAACCTATCGGAGAACACAGACTACCGATTTGCTGTACATGGCCGGTGGAGGGATCATGGCACATCCTGCTGGCCCTGCCGGTGGTGTAAAAGCGCTGCAGCAAGCATGGCAGGCAGCTGTGAAGGGGATTTCGGTGGAAGAAGCCGCGAAAATGTATAAAGAGTTTGGCCTTTCGGTTCAAAAATTTGGGAAAAAATAA
- a CDS encoding four-carbon acid sugar kinase family protein, which yields MDTGSLPLLLAYYGDDFTGSSDALDFLSRAGVKTVLFIAPPTPEQLSRYKGIQAIGVAGMTRAMGPEEMEKELIEAFSALKMTGAQQVHYKVCSTFDSSPKIGSIGKALEVGLDVFQTPYASLLVAAPALGRYCAFGNLFARMGIGSQGKIHRLDRHPSMSKHPTTPADESDLRLHLAKQTHLKVGLVDILEVENGGSVMERALNREVKNGAKIVLFDAMYSRQMAGIGRMIDGAGKDKAHFSVGSSGIEMALGAFWKEEGVLQQDETWENPGEAAPMLVLSGSCSPVTEGQIAHALAHGFEEISLQPEKIANQPDAFLSYSGEVVKILEQGKSVIVHTACGSSDPRMEKTRIILMDQGVAPEDVSAKTADFFGKALGEIAGKAARGFPFKRLLIAGGDTSSKVARALGIEAVEMIAPLVPGAPLCKAHAPGSPIDGMEVNFKGGQVGADDYFVKVMSGTG from the coding sequence ATGGATACAGGTAGCCTTCCTTTGTTACTGGCCTATTATGGAGATGACTTTACAGGTTCTTCTGATGCCTTGGATTTCTTAAGCAGGGCAGGTGTGAAGACGGTGTTGTTTATCGCGCCACCTACGCCTGAGCAGTTGTCCAGGTATAAGGGGATTCAGGCGATTGGCGTGGCTGGAATGACCCGTGCTATGGGGCCTGAAGAGATGGAGAAGGAGCTTATAGAAGCATTTTCGGCATTGAAGATGACAGGTGCCCAACAGGTGCACTATAAAGTTTGCTCCACCTTTGATTCCTCTCCTAAAATTGGCAGTATAGGCAAGGCTTTGGAAGTGGGACTGGATGTTTTTCAAACCCCGTACGCTTCCCTTTTGGTGGCAGCTCCAGCATTAGGACGATATTGTGCTTTTGGAAACCTATTTGCCCGGATGGGCATCGGAAGCCAAGGCAAGATCCATCGCCTCGACAGGCATCCATCCATGAGCAAGCACCCGACCACGCCAGCGGATGAGAGCGACTTGCGTCTTCATTTGGCCAAGCAGACGCATCTGAAAGTGGGCTTGGTGGATATACTGGAGGTGGAAAATGGTGGAAGTGTTATGGAAAGAGCATTAAATCGCGAGGTGAAGAATGGGGCTAAAATAGTGCTTTTCGATGCCATGTATTCGAGGCAAATGGCCGGCATCGGACGAATGATTGATGGCGCGGGAAAGGATAAAGCACATTTTTCCGTAGGCTCTTCTGGGATTGAAATGGCCTTGGGGGCCTTTTGGAAAGAGGAAGGTGTCCTCCAGCAGGATGAAACCTGGGAAAATCCCGGAGAGGCAGCGCCTATGCTGGTGCTTTCAGGTAGCTGTTCTCCCGTCACGGAAGGACAGATTGCCCATGCACTTGCCCATGGCTTTGAAGAAATATCTTTACAACCTGAAAAGATTGCCAATCAGCCAGATGCTTTTTTAAGTTATTCTGGGGAAGTAGTCAAAATATTGGAACAGGGAAAAAGTGTTATTGTCCATACGGCCTGTGGAAGCAGTGATCCGAGAATGGAGAAAACCCGAATAATATTAATGGATCAGGGTGTTGCTCCGGAGGATGTCAGTGCCAAGACCGCAGATTTCTTCGGAAAGGCATTGGGAGAGATTGCCGGAAAGGCTGCCAGGGGTTTTCCTTTCAAGAGGCTCTTGATAGCCGGTGGAGATACCTCCAGCAAAGTAGCAAGAGCCCTTGGTATAGAAGCGGTAGAGATGATTGCTCCATTGGTGCCTGGTGCTCCATTGTGTAAAGCCCATGCTCCTGGATCGCCAATTGACGGCATGGAGGTCAACTTTAAGGGCGGTCAGGTGGGAGCCGACGATTACTTTGTGAAGGTGATGAGTGGAACTGGATGA
- a CDS encoding aspartate/glutamate racemase family protein, whose protein sequence is MKTLGLIHTSATLVPIFQQLCDEHLPDVKVFNIVDDSLIKDVINKGKLTPHTARRVVDYVGSAEAAGADQIMVTCSSIGAAVEAAAELTEVPVLRVDQPMADLAIRTGVKIGVVATLPTTLEPTSDLVRRRAKVLGKDIILTSKLCDGAFEALMGGEPEKHDEMVAKALKELASEVDVILLAQASMARVVKELDDADKKVPIVASPPEAVKYLASLRK, encoded by the coding sequence ATGAAAACATTAGGATTGATCCATACTTCGGCCACGCTGGTGCCGATTTTCCAACAGCTATGTGATGAGCATTTGCCGGATGTGAAAGTATTCAATATTGTAGACGACAGCCTGATCAAAGATGTGATCAACAAAGGAAAGCTGACGCCGCATACGGCCAGAAGAGTGGTGGATTATGTAGGCTCAGCCGAAGCTGCGGGAGCAGATCAGATTATGGTTACATGTTCGTCGATCGGTGCTGCTGTAGAAGCTGCTGCTGAACTAACGGAGGTGCCGGTTCTTCGGGTAGACCAACCCATGGCCGATCTGGCGATCAGAACCGGGGTGAAAATCGGAGTGGTGGCCACCTTGCCTACTACCCTGGAGCCTACTTCTGATTTGGTAAGAAGAAGAGCCAAAGTGCTTGGAAAGGATATCATCCTGACTTCCAAGCTCTGTGATGGGGCTTTTGAGGCCTTGATGGGTGGTGAGCCAGAAAAGCACGATGAGATGGTGGCCAAAGCACTTAAGGAGCTTGCTTCTGAAGTGGATGTGATCCTCCTGGCGCAAGCATCCATGGCTAGGGTCGTAAAAGAGCTGGATGATGCTGATAAAAAGGTGCCTATCGTGGCCAGTCCACCCGAGGCGGTAAAGTACCTGGCAAGCCTGAGGAAGTAA
- a CDS encoding bile acid:sodium symporter family protein, with the protein MLRIRKFLLMCSPVVLLVFIIALALGYADVWKIAAVMFSVLFSLGLGASEKFKGYQYTAWIVTAVVAGMIYPDAFLHWGEVDLRNKWLILIVVQAVMFGMGIQMSLRDFSNLASTGKGVLVGLLSQFSIMPLVGFMLTRMFDFDPEIAAGIILMGACSSGLASNVMVYLARANLVLSVTVTAMATMLAPLMTPFWMKTLAGALIEIEFFGMMINIIKIVLVPIGAALLHDYLKMAGKKVKSSIYMVAGAFAVYLLALPLGLWQAFVDMTTAETLQSIEILSFFMGAVVFGVVYHLCTHQIKRLDRLMPYVSMFGIVYFTTVTTAAGRDNLLQVGTLLFVASVIHNGLGYFFGYWLSRLLGLDVPSARAMALEVGLQNGGMASGLAGSMGKLATVGLAPAVFSPWMNISGSILANYWRKKSLKRDAELDEKLNSQNN; encoded by the coding sequence ATGCTCAGGATTCGAAAGTTTCTGTTAATGTGTTCACCGGTCGTTTTGCTGGTTTTTATCATTGCTTTGGCATTGGGCTATGCTGATGTATGGAAAATAGCAGCGGTGATGTTCAGCGTATTATTCTCACTTGGGTTGGGGGCTTCTGAAAAGTTTAAGGGCTACCAATATACCGCCTGGATCGTGACGGCGGTGGTAGCGGGAATGATCTATCCAGATGCTTTTTTGCATTGGGGAGAGGTCGATCTTAGGAACAAATGGTTGATTTTGATCGTGGTACAGGCAGTGATGTTTGGGATGGGGATCCAGATGAGTCTGCGTGATTTTTCCAATTTGGCCAGCACCGGCAAGGGAGTGTTGGTGGGCTTATTGAGTCAGTTCAGCATTATGCCCTTAGTGGGTTTTATGCTGACAAGGATGTTTGATTTTGATCCTGAGATTGCCGCAGGGATCATTCTGATGGGAGCCTGCAGCAGCGGGTTAGCTTCTAATGTGATGGTGTATTTGGCCAGGGCAAACTTGGTGCTTTCCGTCACGGTGACGGCCATGGCTACCATGCTGGCACCGTTAATGACCCCTTTTTGGATGAAGACGCTGGCAGGAGCCCTTATCGAAATCGAATTTTTTGGTATGATGATCAATATCATTAAGATCGTACTGGTACCTATCGGGGCCGCCCTGCTGCATGATTATTTAAAAATGGCCGGAAAAAAAGTAAAGAGCAGCATTTACATGGTAGCAGGAGCATTTGCAGTTTATCTGTTGGCATTACCACTTGGGCTTTGGCAGGCGTTTGTTGATATGACAACGGCCGAAACCTTACAATCTATTGAGATTTTAAGCTTTTTTATGGGAGCAGTGGTGTTTGGTGTTGTTTATCATCTTTGTACGCACCAGATCAAAAGGCTGGACAGGCTGATGCCTTATGTGTCCATGTTCGGTATTGTGTATTTTACTACTGTAACCACTGCTGCCGGTCGGGACAATTTACTGCAAGTAGGGACACTACTGTTTGTGGCTTCGGTGATTCATAATGGTCTGGGCTACTTTTTTGGTTATTGGCTGAGCCGGTTGTTGGGATTGGATGTTCCTTCTGCCCGTGCCATGGCACTGGAAGTAGGGCTTCAAAATGGCGGAATGGCATCTGGGCTGGCAGGTTCTATGGGGAAACTGGCTACGGTTGGCCTGGCTCCGGCGGTATTTAGTCCCTGGATGAATATCTCTGGGTCTATTCTGGCCAATTACTGGAGAAAGAAGTCCCTGAAGAGAGATGCTGAACTAGATGAAAAACTGAATTCTCAAAACAACTGA